The following proteins are co-located in the Peromyscus eremicus chromosome 13, PerEre_H2_v1, whole genome shotgun sequence genome:
- the Cdk5r2 gene encoding cyclin-dependent kinase 5 activator 2: MGTVLSLSPASSAKGRRPGGLPEEKKKAPPAGDEALGGYGAPPAGKGGKGESRLKRPSVLISALTWKRLVAASAKKKKGSKKVTPKPASTGPDPLVQQRNRENLLRKGRDAPDGGGAAKPLAVPVPTVPAAAATCEAPSGGSAAAPPPGSGGGKPPPPPPPAPQAAPPAPGGSPRRVIVQASTGELLRCLGDFVCRRCYRLKELSPGELVGWFRGVDRSLLLQGWQDQAFITPANLVFVYLLCRESLRGDELASAAELQAAFLTCLYLAYSYMGNEISYPLKPFLVEPDKERFWQRCLRLIQRLSPQMLRLNADPHFFTQVFQDLKNEGEAAAAGTGGPPSGGTSTTSSSTARDSCAAGAKHWTMNLDR, translated from the coding sequence ATGGGCACGGTGCTGTCGCTTTCCCCTGCTTCCTCGGCCAAGGGCCGGAGGCCGGGAGGGCTGccggaggagaaaaagaaggcgCCGCCCGCGGGGGACGAGGCGCTGGGGGGCTACGGCGCGCCGCCGGCCGGCAAGGGCGGCAAAGGCGAGAGCCGGCTCAAACGGCCGTCCGTGCTCATCTCGGCGCTCACCTGGAAGCGCCTGGTGGCAGCCTCggccaagaagaagaaaggcagcaaAAAGGTGACGCCCAAGCCAGCGTCCACTGGTCCCGACCCTCTGGTCCAGCAGCGCAACCGCGAGAACCTTCTCCGCAAGGGCCGCGACGCCCCCGACGGTGGCGGAGCCGCCAAGCCCCTGGCCGTGCCGGTGCCCACGGTGCCCGCGGCCGCTGCCACCTGCGAGGCCCCGTCGGGGGGCAGCGCGGCCGCCCCGCCACCGGGCTCAGGCGGGGGGaagccgccgccaccgccacccccAGCCCCGCAGGCGGCACCACCGGCGCCCGGAGGCTCGCCGCGGCGGGTCATCGTGCAGGCGTCCACCGGCGAGCTGCTGCGCTGCCTGGGCGATTTCGTGTGCCGACGCTGCTACCGCCTCAAGGAGCTGAGCCCCGGCGAGCTGGTGGGCTGGTTCCGCGGCGTGGACCGCTCGCTGCTCCTGCAAGGCTGGCAAGACCAGGCCTTCATTACGCCCGCCAACCTGGTGTTCGTGTACCTGCTGTGCCGCGAGTCGCTGCGCGGGGACGAGCTGGCGTCGGCCGCCGAACTGCAGGCCGCCTTcctcacctgcctctacctcgcCTACTCCTACATGGGCAACGAGATCTCCTATCCGCTCAAGCCCTTCCTCGTGGAGCCCGACAAGGAGCGCTTCTGGCAGCGCTGCCTGCGCCTCATCCAGCGGCTCAGCCCGCAGATGCTGAGGCTCAATGCCGACCCCCACTTCTTCACGCAAGTCTTTCAAGACCTCAAGAACGAGGGCGAGGCCGCGGCGGCAGGCACCGGGGGTCCACCGAGCGGAGGCAcgtccaccacctcctcctcgaCCGCCAGGGACAGCTGCGCGGCCGGAGCCAAGCATTGGACTATGAACTTGGACCGCTAG